From Pseudomonadota bacterium:
TTAGCGACAACACGCCGAGCACACTCTCGCGGCCGACGGCGAGCCCAGGCGCTGAGCTGAAGCACTCACGGACCGCGTAGAGCGGACTGGTGCCGATGTCCCCATAGACGATGCCGAGCGCCGTCAGACGCAAGGCCCAGGCCGACTCCCGGGCGACTGCCGGGGCCGCTGGACCTGCTGGACCTGCTGGACCTGCTGGACCTGCTGGATTGGGGCCGGGCTGACTGATGGAGCACTCCTACGGAGGCGGAAGCTACTCCTGCGGCGACGCAGAAGGAAGCCCCCGTCTGCTGCCTCCGCTTCTGGCCTCGCGTCATACCGCGCGGGTTGACGGTCGGCAGGGGGCGCCGTTGCGGGGGCGCCGCGGCGCCCCTGGCTATTCCGCCCTTAGCCGGCTGCGCTAGGATGGCAGGCGCGGCAGAGCGACGCGGCGCCTGAGGAGGGGGACCTATGACCAGGGCGACAGGGGCTGCAGCGCCATTGGCGAAGGGTCCGAGGGCATCGGGGGAGGATCGGGCCTGGCCCGGCCTGAGCGAGGAGGAGGCCGCACGCCGCCTGATCGAGGTCGGCGCCAATGAGCTGCCAGTGCAGCATCGGCGCGGGCTCTGGGCTCTCGCCTTCGAGGTCGTGCGCGAGCCGATGTTCCTGATGCTCGTGGCCGCGGGGGTGCTCTATTTGGTGATGGGCGAGCCGGCGGACGCGCTGATGCTCCTCAGCTTCGTGATCGTCGTCATGAGCATCACGATCGTTCAGGAGCGGCGCACGGAGCGCGCGCTCGAGGCGCTGCGCGATCTCTCGAGCCCGCGCGCATTGGTCATCCGCGGTGGGCTACAGCGGCGGATTCCCGGTCGCGAGGTGGTGCCCGGCGATGTGATCTTGCTGGCCGAAGGCGACCGCGTGCCCGCCGATGCGATCCTGCGCAGCGCGCTCCACTTGGCCGTCGACGAGTCCCTCCTAACCGGCGAGTCGCTGCCGGTGCGAAAGGTCGCGGCCGCGGCGGCGATTGCGCTCGACCGCCCCGGCGGCGACGATTTGCCCTCCGTCTACTCGGGCACGCTGGTCACCAGCGGGCAGGCGCTCGCCGAGGTCCTGACGACGGCGGGTGGTACCGAGCTGGGGAAAATCGGTCGGGCGCTGCAGCAGGTGCAGGTCGCGCCGACGCGCTTGCAGCGCGAGACGGCGCGCCTGGTCCGCACGCTGGCCCTCGTCGGGCTGTCGCTCTGTGCGCTGGTGGTCGTGGTTTACGCGCTGACCCGCGGCGGCGCGGCGCTGGCCTGGAAGGAGGGGCTGCTGGCGGGCATCGCGATGGCGATGGCGACCCTGCCCGAGGAGTTCCCGGTCGTCCTGACAGTCTTCCTGGCGCTCGGCGCCTGGCGCATTTCGCGCAGCCAGGTGCTGACGCGCCGCATGCCGGCGGTCGAGACGCTGGGCGCTGCGACGGTGCTCTGCGTCGACAAGACCGGGACGCTGACGGTCAATCAGATGGCGCTGCGAACCCTGAGCGCCGAGGGCTGCGCCCTGACCCTCGACGGCAGCGAGACGGCCCTGCCTGAGGCGCTGCACGCTCTGCTCGAGAGCGCGATCCTCGCCAGCAAACGCGATCCCTTCGATCCGATGGAGCGCGCGCTGCAAGGCGCCGGAGAGCGGCTGCTGCGCAACACGGAGCACCTGCATCCGGAGTGGCGGCTCTTGCGCGAGTTCCCGCTGACGGCGGAGCGCTTGGCGGTCACGCACGCCTGGGATCCGCTCGCTGGGGCGGAGGCTGCGATCGCGGTCAAGGGTGCGCCGGAGACGGTGGCGGCGATGTGTGCGCTGACGCCGGAGCGGCGCGTCGCGTTCGAGCAGGAGGTCGCGCGCCTCGCCGGGGAGGGGTTGCGGGTGCTGGCGGTCGCCTGTGGTGCGGCGCCGACGCGGGCGCTGCCCGAGCAGCCTGAGCAGCTCGGCCTGACGCTGGTCGGGCTGCTCGGCTTCGCCGATCCCCTGCGGTCGACAGTGCCTGCCGCGGTCAGCGAGTGCCACGCCGCGGGGATCCGCGTCGTGATGATCACCGGCGACTATCCCGTCACGGCGCTCAGTATCGCGCGCCAGGCGGGCCTCGGCGACGCCGCGAGGGTCATGACCGGCGAGGCGCTCGATGCCCTCAGCGACGAGGACCTGGCGCGGAGGGTGGGCCAGGTGGAGGTCTTTGCCCGGGTGGTGCCGGCGCAGAAGCTGCGCATCGTCAACGCGCTCAAGGCCGCGGGCGAGGTGGTGGCGATGACGGGGGATGGCGTCAACGATGCGCCCGCGCTCAAGGCCGCCCATATCGGCATCGCGATGGGGGCGCGCGGCACGGACGTCGCGCGCGAGGCCGCGGCGCTCGTGTTGCTCGACGACGACTTCTCCTCGATCGTGGCCGCCGTGCGCCTCGGCCGGCGGATCTTCGACAACATTCGGAAGGCGGTGGCCTTCATCCTCGCCGTCCATGTGCCGATTGCCGGCCTCTCGATGATTCCCGTGCTGTTGGGCGACTGGCCGCTCTTGTTGCTGCCGGTGCACATCGTCTTCCTCGAGCTGGTGATCGATCCCTCGTGCTCCTTGGTCTACGAGGCCGAGGAGGCCGAGCCCGACGTGATGCGGCGTCCGCCGCGCAGTCCGCGCGAGCGCCTCTTCTCCTGGCGGACCATTGGCGTCAGCGTGCTACAAGGCCTGAGCGTCCTGGTGGTCTGTCTGGCGGTCTTCGTCTGGGCCAGGCGCCACCACTCCACCGACGCGGCGCGCGCGCTGACCTTCGCCAGCCTCGTCGTCGCCTCCTTGATGATCATCCTCACCAATCGCTCGTGGTCGCGGACGATCGCGGCGACGCTGCGGCAGCCCAACGCCGCGCTGTGGTGGGTCGTCGGCGGCACGACGGTCCTGCTAGCGGTGGTGCTGCTGCTGCCGGGCGCGCGTCGGCTCTTTCACTTCGCGCCGATCCACCTGCCCGACCTCGCGCTGGCGCTGGGGGGCGGTCTGACCTGCGTCCTATGGTTCGAGCTGCTGAAGCTCAGCCAGCGCTGGGGCGGCTGGCTCAGCGTGTCGGCGCGTGGGGCGCGGCCCCAAGGTCGGCGCTCTAACGCCCCAGATGATCGAGGAGCGTCTTGACGCCGATGGCGACCAGCACGGCGCCGCCCAGGACCTCGACGCGGCGACCGAAGAGCGCGCCGAGCGGCCGGCCAAGCTGCAGGCCGAGCGCCGTGAGCGCGCCCGCGGTGAGGCCGATCACGAGCGCCGGATACCAGATCCGCGTTCCGAGGAGGGCCAGCGAGAGCCCGACGGCCAGCGCGTCGAGGCTGGTCGCGAGCGAGAGGCCGACCAGCGACCAGCCGCGCGTGGGGTCGGCCCGGCGGCTGCTCGCGTCGCGCGTGCGCAGGGCTTCGACGATCATCTTGCCGCCCAGCGCGGAGAGCAGGCCAAAGACGACCCAATGATCGAAGGCGGCCCAGGAGCGCTGCACGGTCAGGCCGACCAGCCAGCCGACGATGGGCATCAGGAACTGAAACAGGCCGAAGTGCCAGGCGAGGCGAAAGGTATGACCGGGGGTCACGCGCTCGAGGCTGAGACCGACGGCGAGGGCGACCGCGAAGGCGTCCATCGCCAGGCCAATCGCGATCGCCAGCAGGACGAAGGGCGACATGCGCCGCAGCCTACCATCGCTCGGGCGGGGGCAGGGCGGGCGATTCGCAGGTGGCGGTCACTCTGGTACCTTGCTGGTCGATGAACACCCTATCGTCGTCGGGTCATCGCCATCGGGCGCGCAACGCGATGTACGGGCGGCGGCTGCGGCGCTGGCTGACGCTGAGCGCCGCCGACCGCGCCTCCCTGCTACGTGCGATGCTGCTCTTGGGGCTCGTTCGCCTGCTGCTGCGAGGGGGCGCCGCTGGGCGTCGTGCTGCGCTTCGGACGCGCCGCGGCAGGTCGTCGGGCCGGGCCCTTGGCGTCGGCCTCGGTCGGTGGCGATCGGGTGGCGGCGATCGTGCGGGCGGTCGACCGCGCGGCGCGCGCGCTGCCGGGCGCGTCGAGTTGCCTGGCGCGCGCGCTCGTGGCCCAGCGCCTGCTGCGGCGCGCCGGCGTCGCCGCCGAGCTTCGTATCGGCGTGGCGCGCGATGGCTCGCGCGCCGGCCTGGCGGCCCACGCCTGGGTCGTGGACGGCGAGCGCGTGCTCGTCGGCGACCAGGCGCAGCCCGAGCGCTATGAGCCACTGCCGCTCGTGCTGGCTCCGCGGCGCCGACCTTCAGCGCCGTCTTCCGCCTAGAGAAACGTTCAGCCCCAGCCGGCGGTGCTGTCGATGCGGGCGATCTGCTCGCGGAGGTCCTGGATTTCGCGCTGCCAGTACTGGACCGTGCCGAAATGGCTGAAGGTGCGCTGGAAGGTCGGATCCTGCCAGCGGCGGGCGATCCAGGTGCTGTAGTGGATGAAGCGCAGGGCGCGCAGCGGTTCGACCAGGCGCAGCCACTGGCGGTCGAAGGGGCGAAACTGGCGATAGCCCTCGAGCAAGAGCTCGCGTTGGCGCACACCGTCGTCGTCGAAGCTCGGGACCAGGAGCCAGACATCCTGGGCGGCCGGACCGAGGCAGAGATCATCGAAATCGAGGAAGGTCGGCCCGCTCGGCGCCCAGAGCAGATTGCCGAGATGGCAGTCGCCGTGGAGGCGGTGCGTCGGCACACCGGCGAAGAGCGGCTCGATGCGGGTCAGCAGCGCCTCGACGGTGGCGGCATAGACGGCGCGCGCCTCGGGATCGATGAGGTCGCGCTCGAGCAGCAGCGCGAGGTTCTCTCTACCGTAGGTCTGCGGATTGAGCGGCCGGCGCGCGCTCGCGGTGCCCGCGGCCCCCGCGTTGTGCAGGCGGCCGAGCAGCCGACCCAGGATCGCGAGCTGCTCGTCGTCGAGCTCTTGCGGGGCGCGACCGCGCAGGCGCGGATAGATCGCATAGAGAATGCCGTCGACCTCGCCAATCGTTTGCCCGTCGCCGAGCGGCAGCGGGGAGACGACCGGGATCTCCAGCTCGGCCAGCTCGGCGAGAAAGCGGTGCTCGTCGGCGATGGCGGCGCGGCTCCAGCGCCCGGGGCGGTAGAACTTCGCGACGACGCTGCTCTCGTCCTCGAGCTCGATCTGATAGACGCGGTTCTCGTAGCTGTTGAGCGCGAAAAAGCGCCCGGTGCAGCGCGCGCCCCCGACCTCGACAGCGTGGCTGACCTGGTCGGGCGTCAAGCGGTTGAAGTGGCCCGCCAGTGGATGCTCTTCGAGCTCGCCTTCGTAACTCATGCGCGCACCATCGTGCGCGGAGCCCGGCAGGTCAATCGACAAGATCGAAGGCCTTTCCGGCAGCCGCCCCCCGCGCCGCGTCAACCCTTGCTCGCATGCGCCTGGGGGCGGCGGCAGCTCGGCAGGGCAAAGTGCGCGCTGAGAAGTATGTAAAGACAGGCGTTTGTCGAAGTGGAGAACAGGTGCTGGTTTTCTGCCTTGCAGGAATGAGAAAGACAAAGTACACCTAAGGCACGGCCTATAACGCAGGGGGTGCCTCATGTCAGCGCGTCACTTCGGCTCGGTTGGTGGATGGACACGGGAGCTGAAGGTGGGGCGGCTGGGGGCATTTGGGGTGCTGGGTGCGTTGGTGGGGTTGGTGGGGCTGGCGGGCTGCGAGACGCTGGCGGATGACAGCAGCCTGACGCCGCCGCCGGCGGTGCGGTCGCAGGCGGCGAGCAGCAACGCGATGAACGCGATGAACGCGATGAACGCGATGAACGCGATGAACGCGATGAACGCGATGAACGCGATGAACGCGATGAACGCGATGAACGCGATGAACGCGATGAACGCGATGAATTCGATGAATTCGATGAACGCGCTCAACGCGATGAACGCGATGAACGCGCTCAACGCGATGAACGCGATGAACGCGATGAACGCGATGAACGCGATGAACGCGCTCAACGTCGGCGACCTGCGCATCCCCTCGACGACGCTGACGGACCTCTCGAAGTACACCTTCAACCAGGCCGAGGTGCTCTGCCCGGCGACGCGGCTGGGGCCGCTGACGGTGGCGGGGCAGAGCGCCAACGTGGTGCTGCCGCGCTGGTTGGTGCCTCAAGAGCCAGTTCGAGCGCGTGCGCGAGGCTGCTGCGCGAGCCCGCCCTGCGGCACGAGCTGCGCGCCGCTGACGGTGGCGATCGACGAGGACCTGGACGCCAACGGCAGCTTCAACCCGGCGGGGGGCGTGGACCAGACGGTGACCTACGAGGTCTTCAGCGCCATCGCGCTGGCGTGCGCGGACAAGGCCTACCGGCCCTTCCTGCTCCATCCGGTCAGCGGCCCCGAGGTGCAGGCGCTGGACGCGGCGGGCAAGATCCCGACCTTCACGACCTACTTCCGCTATATGTGCATCCAGAGCTGGGATGAGACGCAGCACAAGGCCGTCTACCGCTGCGGCAAGGGCCGGGTGGCCGATGGCATCAGCGGCTACGCGGTGAAGGCGGGCACCAACTCCCGCGACCGGTCTACCTGTCGAGCCTGACCTGGGGCGGCAACGTCTGGGATAAGCACTTCCAGTTCCTCAACGCGCACCTGGCCTCGATCGTCGAGAGCAAGCAGGGCACGGTGCCGGTTTCGGGCTACGCGCTCGACTACGCCTGGAACCTCAACCCGCGCGATGTCCACGCGGGCACCTCGACCAAGAAGGAGGCCGACTACCTGGCCGCCGTGGCGCTGAAGACGGCGACGAGCCGCAGCGGCGTGGCCGTCAGCCCCTACAACCGCGCCAACCTGACGGGCGGCCAGAGCTTCAGCGCCAATGAGCTGAACCAGGGCGAGACGGGCTACCGGACCTATCCCGACCTGGCCTCGAAGGGCACCCCTCAACGGCATCGCCATCGACCTCAAGGTCTCCCCTGGTACACGCAGAACTGCAAATGGGCCTCGGACTGGGGCCGGCCCGAGCTGACGCCGCAGTCGGTCGCCGGCGCCTCGGTCTTCCCGATCGGCAGTGCCAGCAACCAGGCCCTGCTCGGCCTCAACATCGGCGACACCACCCCGCGCCGCTGCCCCAGCTTCGCCACCTGCGAGCCCGGCCAGAGCTGCTGCATCGGCAAGTTCTCGCTGGGCTGGGCGCATTCCTGCGCGACCCGTACGGACTCTACCGTCTGGTGCTGGGGCGACAATTCAAACGGACAGCTGGGCCGGGGCGACGTGGCCCCTAGCGCTCCGGTCGCAAGCCCTGTCCTGGTGGGCCCGGGCGGAGCCTCGTTGACCGGCGCCATCGACGTCGCCCTCGGTCACTTTCATTCCTGCGCCCGCCGCAGCGACGGTAGCGTTTGGTGTTGGGGCGCAGGAGCCAATGGCGAGCTCGGCGACGGATCGCTGAGCTTCCGCTTTAGCCCCGTCCGCGTCGTTGGCCTTGACGGGTCCGCTGTTGAGGAACTCGTGGTCGGCTCCTACCACGGTTGTGTGCGCCGCACGGACGGCGCAGTCTACTGTTGGGGCGCTAATAGCAACGGTCAGCTTGGCGACGGTTCGACCAGCAGGTCCTCGGTCGCCAAGCGCGTGCAGGCTCTGGGGACGGCGGCGGTCGAGCTCATTGCCGGCAGTGCTGGTACCTGCGCGCGGCTGGCGGACGGCACCCTATGGTGCTGGGGCAATAACTACTACGGCCGGCTCGGCGACGGGACGACCGTCCGGCGTCTGCTGCCGACCCAGATCACGGCCCACGGCACGACTGCTGCCGGGATGGCCTTGGGGTACTTTGGGACTTTCGTGCGGCGTAAGGACGGGACGCTCTGGGCGTCCGGGTCCCACTTCATGGGCGCGCTGGGCATCGGTTCGGGCTCTGGGGGATCCAATCCCGTGCTCGTCACCGCGCTCGGCACGAGCGTCATCGACGTGGTGGCGGGGGTGAATCATGCCTGCGCTCGCAAAGCGGACGGCACCGTCTGGTGCTGGGGCAGAAACTTCGGGGGCGCGCTTCCCGTGCAGGTCACAGATCTGGAGACCACGACGGCGGCGCTCGCCGCGGGGGCGTACGCGACCTGCGCGCGCCGCACCGACGGCAAGCTCTGGTGCTGGGGCAGCAACAACGCGGGGCAACTTGGCGATGGCCTCTACCTCGGCTCGAGCACGCCCCACGCCGCGCTCGGCCTGCAGTGTGAGTGCGGCGATGGGGTCTGCAGTCGCAGTGAGACCAGGGCGACCTGCCCTGTGGACTGTCGACAGGAGAGCTGCGGGGACGGCAAGTGCACGGCGGCCGAGACGCCCTCGACCTGCTCGAAGGATTGCGCCGCGCTCCCCATCCACAGCGGTCTGTCGGTCGGCTATATGCATGCCTGCGCCAACCGGACGGACGGCAGCCTCTGGTGCTGGGGTACCGGTTACCTCGGTGACGACCTGGTGCCACCGTCACGCACGAGTCCCGTGCGGGTGACCGCCTTTGGCACGGGCGCAGTGGCGCTGGTGGAGAGCGCCACCCGGGGTTGTGCGCGGCGCGCGAATGGCACCCTTTGGTGCTGGGGCCGCGGGGTCTCGAGCGGTGGAGGCGTAGTCCAAGTCGGCGATGGGACGTCACTGACGCGCGCCACGCCCGTAGCCATCACCGCGCTCGGTTCGACGGTGGCTGACATTGCCGTGGAGAAGGACGGTTATTGTGCGCGGCGCACGGATGGTCGCCTCTGGTGCTGGGGCGCAAACGCCTCGGAGGAGCCGGGTGCCGACCCCTTGAGCGTACGCCTGGTGTCGGCGCTCGGTACGACGGTCGCTCAAGTTGCCGTTGGGGAAGGTCATACCTGCGCGCGGCGCACGGACGGCAGCCTCTGGTGCTGGGGTTCAAACGGCAATGGCGCGCTGGGCGATGGCACGCTGATCACGCGATACGTCCCAATGGCGGTGACCGCCTTGGGGACCTCGGTGGCGGGGGTCGTCGCAGGCTTCAACTTTACCTGCGCTCGGCGCACGGACGGCACTGCCTGGTGCTGGGGTTCGAACGAGTCCGGACGGCTCGGCGACGGCACGACGGTCCAACGCCTCGGCCCCACAAAAGTGACCGCGCTGGGTAGCTCGGTCGCGAAGCTTGCGGCGGGCTATGGACCAAGCGCCTGCGCGCGCCGCACTGACGGCAGTCTCTGGTGTTGGGGTCGCAATAGCAGCGGCCAACTCGGCGACGGATCGAGCGGCTATTCGTCGACGATGGCGTACAGCGCGACGCCGGTACCGGTCGTCGTGCTCGGCACCTCCGTGGTCGAGGTTGGCCTCGGCTCATTGCACTCTTGTGCTCGCCGTGTCGACGGGAGCGTCTTCTGTTCGGGCTCGAACACTGGCGGGCAGCTCGGCACCGACGCGACGATCGACGCCACGTCCTCGACGCCGCTGCCCTTGGCGCCCTGCGGCGACGGGATCTGCTCGCTGCCCGAGCGGCAGAGCGGCGGCTGCGCCGCGGACTGCGCGGCGACCTGCGGCGACTGCGTCTGCGACGGCGTGATCGAGGACGCCGCGAGCTGCCCGGCGGACTGCGTGGCGGGCAATACCTGCACGCCCGGCACCTGCGGCGATGGTAAATGCGACGCGACCGAGAGCTGCCAGCTCTGTGCCTCCGACTGCGGCAGCTGCTACCCCTTCTAGCCCGCCAGTCGGTGGATCGGACCCGGAGGGCTCAGCGCTCCGACGCCGCCTGCGCTTGACGCACTGCCGGGTCCGACCTCCCTATGCCTGATCCCTATGCCTGATCGGGCTGGAAGACGATGCCGGCCGACTGGAAGGCCTGGAGCAGGCCCGTGCGGTCGTAGGTCTTGAGGTAGGCCTCCTCGGGTTCGACCGTCCGGGCCCTGACCAGGTCGACGAGCTGGTCGTTCATCGACTGCATGCCGAGCGTGCGGCTGGTCTGCATGATGCTCGCGATCTGCGCGGTCTTGCCCTCGCGGATCAGGTTGGCGATGGCCGGGGTCCCGAGCAGCACCTCGTAGGCGGCGACGCGGCCGCCGCCCCTCTTGGCGCAGAGCACCTGGGCGATCACGCCGCGCAATGACCCGGCGAGCATGATGCGGATCTGCGCCTGCTGGCTCGGCGGAAACTGATCGATGATGCGATCGACCGTGCTGGCCGCGGTCGTCGTATGCAGCGTGCCAAGCACCAGGTGACCGGTCTCTGCCGTCTCGAGGGCGATCGAGACGGTCTCGAGGTCGCGCAGCTCGCCGACGAGGACGATGTCCGGGTCCTCGCGCAGCGCGGCGCGCAGCGCGCTCCGAAACGATTCGGTATGCGTCCCGACCTCACGCTGACTGACCAGGCACTTCTTGTTCTCGTGGGTGAACTCGACGGGATCCTCGATCGTGATGATGTGGTCGTCACGCGTGCGGTTGATCTGGTCGATCAACGAGGCCAAGGTCGTCGACTTGCCGCTGCCGGTCGGACCGGTGACGAGCACCATGCCCTTGGTGAGCTGGCAGAGGTCGACCGCCTTGCGCGGCAGCCCGATCTGCTCGGGGCGTAGCACCTCGAAGGGGATGAAGCGGAAGACCGCGGCGATGCCCTTGCGGTCGACGAAGTAGTTGGCGCGAAAGCGCGCCACGCCCTCGATCGCATAGGCGAAGTCGGTGTCGTTGGTGCGGCAGAACTGCTCGTAGGCACGATCCGTGATCACCTCGAAGAGCAGCTCGCGCAGCTCGGCGTGGGTCAGCGGTGGGCGATCGAGCAGGCGACGCATCTTGCCGTGAACTCGCCCGAGCGGCGGCATTCCCGTGACGAGGTGCAGGTCGCTGGCGCCGACCTCGACCATGCGCCGCAGCATGCGGTCGAGCTGCGCCGGCTGATCGATCCGGCGGGGCGGGCGTGGTGCCGGTGCGCCGGTCGCCGCCGCTGCGCCTTGGGAGGGGGCGTCGTCGGGCGTCTCGGCCGGCAGGACGGGCGCGATCGCCGGCGCTGCGGATCGCGGGCGCCCCTTGCTTGCTGTTGCGCTGGCGCTGGGGGCGGCGGCCGAGGGGCGCGCTGGCGCCGCAGGCGCACGTGCCTCGGCGCTCGGCGCGGGTGCGGGCGCGGGTGCCAGCGCGGGTGCCAGCGCGGGTGCGGGTGCCAGCGCGGGCGCGGGCGCGGGCGCGATGGCGACCGTGTCGCCTGCCGCACCGGCCTTGGCGTTGCGCGCCATCAATTGCTGCTGATAGGCCAGCACGCGCTGGATCTGAGGCGGCGAGAGCAGCCCTTTCTCCAGGCAGATGTCGCCCAGTCGGCGCGGCTCTGGCCCGCGGAGCTGGGCGATGACGCATTCCGCGAGCTGCTCTCGCGTGAGCAGCCGCATTGCGATGGCGATCTCGCCGAAGAGCGACGTTTGTCCTTGAGCTGCCACGAGGTCGCAGTTGCTCCCGGCAGAGGGCCAGAACGGGCGGATTCTGAGGGCCGCGAGCGTACGCCGAGCGCCTGAGCGCGCGCAAGGTTGCGCGCCCGCGATTGTTGCGCGCCCGCAATTAGGCCAGGACGTCGTCGGTGCGATAGGACTTCTGCATCAGGGGCGCGGTCAGCGGGTCGGCCGTCAGCTGGGCGATGATCGCGTCGGGGCCGTGGCGTCGCAGGCAGGCCCCCAAGCCCTCGGACGGGGTGCCCTGCGCGCGGTGCAGGCGGAAGAGGGCGTCGATCACGTCCGCGAGCTGGGTCCGCGGGATCTGGCGCAGGTACATCCGCTCGCCGTCGCTGCTGATCAACGGCCCGCCCTGATGGCGCCCGCTCTCGTCGCCGAAGAGCTTGAGCTGGTAGAGGTTGAAGCCTGATCCCACCAGGCCGATCGCCTTGGTGGCGGGGCGGAAGCATTGCCGTTCGCAGCCGGTGATACCGATCGACTCCGCAAGCTCGCCCCAGCCGCGCGCCTCCAGCTCGTCGAGCAGCTCGGGCTCCAGGCGCTCCGAGTCGGTGTAGGTCAAGCGGCAGGTGTCGCGGCCGACGCACGCGCCCGAGTGTCGCCGCAGGGTCGAGTAGGGGCGCCCGCCGCGCGCGCCATAGCCGTGGGCGCGCAGCTCAGCCTCGAACGCGGGGCGTGCGCCATCGGGCAGCCCGCAAAAAAGCAGATCCTGATTGGGCGTGACCATCAGCTCGACGGGAAAGCGCTCCATCACCTGCCGCACCATCGTCTTCAGCCGGCCGTTGGCGCTGGCGTCGGTCAGGCGGCCGTTTTCGATGAAGGCGCCGAAGGCCCAGCCGCGATCGCCGGGCAAGCGGGTCCAGCCGTGGTGCAACTGGCGTGCGCCGGGGTCCTGGCTCGGCTCGGGGAGCACGAGCTGGCGGCCGAGCCGCGCGCCGACCTGCTCGCGGAACCAGGCGATGCCCTGCTGGCGAAGGACATACTTGAGGCGTGCCCAGTGACGGTTCTGCCGGTCGCCCCACTCCTGCTGCACCTGCACCACGGCGTCGAGCGTGGCCAGCAGCTCGCCGGCGCTCACCACTGTCAGCGGCTGGGCGAGCGTGGCCGTGGTCGGTTTGCCGTTGCGCTCGCCCTGGCCGCCGCCGACATAGAGCTGGAAGGCCGTCACCGTTCCGTTCGCCGCCGCGATCGGCGCCACGCCGAGGTCATTCGTCAGCAGCTCGACGCAATTATCCGCGAGCAGGGCGCCGCTCGTCCCCTCGCGATGCAGCGCCGAGAACGCGATCTTGAACTTTCGATTGAGCAGCCCCGGCCCGTATTCAAACGACTCACCAGGCTGGCGCAGGTACTGCGGGTCGATCGCAAAGACCTTGAGGTGCGGCTCGACGGGGAGCTGGAAGTAGTCGGCGGCGCGC
This genomic window contains:
- a CDS encoding serine/threonine protein kinase, yielding MSYEGELEEHPLAGHFNRLTPDQVSHAVEVGGARCTGRFFALNSYENRVYQIELEDESSVVAKFYRPGRWSRAAIADEHRFLAELAELEIPVVSPLPLGDGQTIGEVDGILYAIYPRLRGRAPQELDDEQLAILGRLLGRLHNAGAAGTASARRPLNPQTYGRENLALLLERDLIDPEARAVYAATVEALLTRIEPLFAGVPTHRLHGDCHLGNLLWAPSGPTFLDFDDLCLGPAAQDVWLLVPSFDDDGVRQRELLLEGYRQFRPFDRQWLRLVEPLRALRFIHYSTWIARRWQDPTFQRTFSHFGTVQYWQREIQDLREQIARIDSTAGWG
- a CDS encoding nitrite/sulfite reductase, with the protein product MKHTFEPKLRTDPAAYNKEELNKRQHSGLIGTLGEELRSEAPNLSWEAEQLAKSHGIYLEFNRAKTGKEKDWMYMLRLANPGGGPIGREQWRLLDELAARYTRDSDGHSSLRLTTRQTIQLHWLSKAGVLEIVRTMGEAGIRSLNGCGDNVRNVLSCPLALGSDVCDTHAWARRAADYFQLPVEPHLKVFAIDPQYLRQPGESFEYGPGLLNRKFKIAFSALHREGTSGALLADNCVELLTNDLGVAPIAAANGTVTAFQLYVGGGQGERNGKPTTATLAQPLTVVSAGELLATLDAVVQVQQEWGDRQNRHWARLKYVLRQQGIAWFREQVGARLGRQLVLPEPSQDPGARQLHHGWTRLPGDRGWAFGAFIENGRLTDASANGRLKTMVRQVMERFPVELMVTPNQDLLFCGLPDGARPAFEAELRAHGYGARGGRPYSTLRRHSGACVGRDTCRLTYTDSERLEPELLDELEARGWGELAESIGITGCERQCFRPATKAIGLVGSGFNLYQLKLFGDESGRHQGGPLISSDGERMYLRQIPRTQLADVIDALFRLHRAQGTPSEGLGACLRRHGPDAIIAQLTADPLTAPLMQKSYRTDDVLA
- a CDS encoding cation-translocating P-type ATPase codes for the protein MTRATGAAAPLAKGPRASGEDRAWPGLSEEEAARRLIEVGANELPVQHRRGLWALAFEVVREPMFLMLVAAGVLYLVMGEPADALMLLSFVIVVMSITIVQERRTERALEALRDLSSPRALVIRGGLQRRIPGREVVPGDVILLAEGDRVPADAILRSALHLAVDESLLTGESLPVRKVAAAAAIALDRPGGDDLPSVYSGTLVTSGQALAEVLTTAGGTELGKIGRALQQVQVAPTRLQRETARLVRTLALVGLSLCALVVVVYALTRGGAALAWKEGLLAGIAMAMATLPEEFPVVLTVFLALGAWRISRSQVLTRRMPAVETLGAATVLCVDKTGTLTVNQMALRTLSAEGCALTLDGSETALPEALHALLESAILASKRDPFDPMERALQGAGERLLRNTEHLHPEWRLLREFPLTAERLAVTHAWDPLAGAEAAIAVKGAPETVAAMCALTPERRVAFEQEVARLAGEGLRVLAVACGAAPTRALPEQPEQLGLTLVGLLGFADPLRSTVPAAVSECHAAGIRVVMITGDYPVTALSIARQAGLGDAARVMTGEALDALSDEDLARRVGQVEVFARVVPAQKLRIVNALKAAGEVVAMTGDGVNDAPALKAAHIGIAMGARGTDVAREAAALVLLDDDFSSIVAAVRLGRRIFDNIRKAVAFILAVHVPIAGLSMIPVLLGDWPLLLLPVHIVFLELVIDPSCSLVYEAEEAEPDVMRRPPRSPRERLFSWRTIGVSVLQGLSVLVVCLAVFVWARRHHSTDAARALTFASLVVASLMIILTNRSWSRTIAATLRQPNAALWWVVGGTTVLLAVVLLLPGARRLFHFAPIHLPDLALALGGGLTCVLWFELLKLSQRWGGWLSVSARGARPQGRRSNAPDDRGAS
- a CDS encoding manganese efflux pump; its protein translation is MSPFVLLAIAIGLAMDAFAVALAVGLSLERVTPGHTFRLAWHFGLFQFLMPIVGWLVGLTVQRSWAAFDHWVVFGLLSALGGKMIVEALRTRDASSRRADPTRGWSLVGLSLATSLDALAVGLSLALLGTRIWYPALVIGLTAGALTALGLQLGRPLGALFGRRVEVLGGAVLVAIGVKTLLDHLGR
- a CDS encoding lasso peptide biosynthesis B2 protein; this encodes MRCCSWGSFACCCEGAPLGVVLRFGRAAAGRRAGPLASASVGGDRVAAIVRAVDRAARALPGASSCLARALVAQRLLRRAGVAAELRIGVARDGSRAGLAAHAWVVDGERVLVGDQAQPERYEPLPLVLAPRRRPSAPSSA
- a CDS encoding type IV pilus twitching motility protein PilT, which gives rise to MLRRMVEVGASDLHLVTGMPPLGRVHGKMRRLLDRPPLTHAELRELLFEVITDRAYEQFCRTNDTDFAYAIEGVARFRANYFVDRKGIAAVFRFIPFEVLRPEQIGLPRKAVDLCQLTKGMVLVTGPTGSGKSTTLASLIDQINRTRDDHIITIEDPVEFTHENKKCLVSQREVGTHTESFRSALRAALREDPDIVLVGELRDLETVSIALETAETGHLVLGTLHTTTAASTVDRIIDQFPPSQQAQIRIMLAGSLRGVIAQVLCAKRGGGRVAAYEVLLGTPAIANLIREGKTAQIASIMQTSRTLGMQSMNDQLVDLVRARTVEPEEAYLKTYDRTGLLQAFQSAGIVFQPDQA